In the Candidatus Delongbacteria bacterium genome, GCTGGTAGCCGATGATCCGGCGACACAACCAGTAGAGCCCGTCCAGGTTCTCGTCCACGATGAAGTCAATGGTCTCCTGGTTCTGGGGCTGCATGCCGGCATCTTCCTGCAGGCCCACCTCGATCAGCATGCCCACCGCACCGTACTCGCGATAGATCCAGTTGTGATGGTTGCCCTTGCGCCCGCTCCCCGCCACGTTGCGGTAGAACTCGAACTCCTGGCCGGCGATCTGGTCGGCCATGCCGCGCGTGAGATTGTCCATCATGGTGTAATCGCGGGGCGGGCAGCGTTTCACGCCCTCTTCCCATTCCCAGGGATGGATCACGATCTCGTGGTTCGTGGAGGTTCGCGCGCTGTGGTACGAGACGGCGGCCACGAAGCGTTCGCGTTCGGCCTGCAGGGCCACCGCTTCGCACTCCGGCTCCGAAAGCGGCCAGGGCCCCCGATAGTAATCGTACTGTTCCACGTCGCTGTTCTGGGCCCAGAGCGGGTCGCCGTGTTCGAACCAGGCGGGATAGTTGCGGTTCAGGTCCACTCCGCAACTGTCGTTGCCCACGCCCGAAATGATGGTGCAGTCTCCGTCGGGGCTGAACCAGTGCAGGTTCTTGCGATAGGTGACATCCTGCTCGCTCATCACCACGTCCAGTCCATCGGGATTGTTGGTGGGCACCACGTGGATTTCCAGAGCCTGCAGCAGCGGAGCGTAGTTGGGATGCCCCAGATCGCCCCAGTGCGCCAGCTCGCGAATGAAGGCCATGGAAATGTTGATGCCAAGGATCTCTTCCGCATGGCACTGTCCGTTGACCCAGAGCGCAGGTTTGTCCAGTTCCTGGCTCACGTTCTGGCTGAGCTTGACCGACCAGATCGGCGAGTTGGTTTCCCAGGTGTATCCGATGGAGTCCACGCGCATCACATTGGGATGTGCCGCTGCCAGCGAGTCCAGCTCATGGCGGATCTCGTCGTTGGTGTAGTAGTAGTCGTCCAGGGTGGCAAGGGCAGTCGAAGCGAAAGCCAGCACCAACAGGACGGACATTGAGCGCAACCGCATGGGAATCCTCCAGAGAAACGCGGAAATCGGGGGATGGGGAGACGGCATCCGGCGTGCGCCGACGCAGTCCATTGTCAAAGGCAAAGACCGTGCCCGTCCCGGCAACCGTGACGGACCGGTCAACTGCTTGTTCTGGCTGAACTTGATCTGCTGAAAAACCGTTGGGTCCGGTCGATTCCGTTCCGTGGGGTTCCAGGCTGTCAAGAATTCGATGCAGGCGTAAACTCGACCGTCCGTACGGCCTCCCCGCAAGGGCCGGAGCGGCAGAGGCTCAGTCCAGCAGATGGGCGCCGCGAATCACCACCGGCTCGACGGGCACGTCCTGATGGAAGCCTTTGTTTCCGGTGGCGACGCCGGCGATTTCATCGACCACATCCATGCCTTCGGTCACCCGGGCGAAGACCGCATAGCCGTACTGGCTGGGCGCCGTGGACTTGTGGTCCAGGAAGTCGTTGTCCCGGTGATTGATGAAGAACTGGCTGGTGGCACTGTGGATGTCGCTGGTGCGGGCCATCGCCAGGGTGCCGCGCTGGTTCTTGAGACCGTTGGCCGCCTCGTTGGCGATAGGCTCGTGGTTCTTCTTCTCCTTCATGTCCGCGGTCATGCCGCCGCCCTGGATCATGAAGTCACGGATCACACGATGGAAGACGGTGTCCTTGTAGAAGCCTTCTTCCACGTAGCGCAGGAAGTTGGCCGAGGTGGCCGGAGCCTTTTCCAGGTCCAGCTGGATGGTGATGTCGCCGGCGGAAGTTTCCAGCCGGACCGTACGAGTGGTGGCGCTCACGGGCTCTCCAGAGTTCAGGGTGCGGGTTTGACGGACAGGATCATCACGGGCGAGAGCGGCACGTCCTTCATGGGGTAGCCGCCTTCGGCGGGAACGGAACCGGTCTTGACCGCCCGGATTCTGTCCACCACGTCCATGCCGGCTTCCACCTTGCCGAAGACCGCGTAACCGAAGGAGCGGGTGTCCGTGGAATCGCGGAAGTTGAGGAAGTCGTTGTCCACCACGTTGATGAAGAACTGGCTGGTGGCGCTGTTGATGTCATTGGTGCGGGCCATGGCAATGGTCCCACGAGTATTGCCCAGCCCGTTGGGCGCTTCGTTGGCGATGGGTGAGCGCGTCGTCTTCTGTTTCATGTCCGCGGTGAAACCGCCTCCCTGGATCATGAAGTTGGACATCACCCGGTGGAACAGGGTGCTGTCGTAGAAACCATCATTGGCGTAGCGGGCGAAGTTCTCGGTGCTCAAGGGAGCCTTGCCACGATCGAGCTGAACCGTGATGTCTCCCATGGTGGTCTTGATCACGAAGCGGTCGTCTGGAGTCTTGGACTCGAGGGTGCCCCAGGTGAACAGCCCCAGCAGGGTCACGCCCGCCAGCAGTGTGCCCAGCCGTGCGGTCCGGAAGAAGGGAATTGACATGGTTGTCTCCTTGGAAATGAAACCGTGCGCGGTCGACGGCGAAAACCGGTCGATGGCGACGCGCAACTTAGGAATTCGCCTGTTTTGAGGCAGGAAGCCGGTCTGCACCCGGTCGCAGCCATTCTCCCGGTTCGCTCTGGGCGGCCACCCGCAGCTCGGGCTGAACCAGGCCCCGTTCGCGCAGCAGGGAACGGACCGTTTCCAGGGCCAGCGCGGGCGTATT is a window encoding:
- a CDS encoding peptidyl-prolyl cis-trans isomerase, whose translation is MSATTRTVRLETSAGDITIQLDLEKAPATSANFLRYVEEGFYKDTVFHRVIRDFMIQGGGMTADMKEKKNHEPIANEAANGLKNQRGTLAMARTSDIHSATSQFFINHRDNDFLDHKSTAPSQYGYAVFARVTEGMDVVDEIAGVATGNKGFHQDVPVEPVVIRGAHLLD
- a CDS encoding peptidylprolyl isomerase; the protein is MSIPFFRTARLGTLLAGVTLLGLFTWGTLESKTPDDRFVIKTTMGDITVQLDRGKAPLSTENFARYANDGFYDSTLFHRVMSNFMIQGGGFTADMKQKTTRSPIANEAPNGLGNTRGTIAMARTNDINSATSQFFINVVDNDFLNFRDSTDTRSFGYAVFGKVEAGMDVVDRIRAVKTGSVPAEGGYPMKDVPLSPVMILSVKPAP